The genomic segment TTGTCGTAGCTCTGCTCGCTGTCCAGGTCCTCAAAGTTAATGTGTCCGTGCTTGTAGAGTCTGGAGGAGACCACCACGATCCGGCTGGGCGCAGACCGcttcagcagctccagcagcaggtgTGTGAGCAGGAAGTGGCCCAGGTGGTTCACGCCAAACTGCATCTCAAAGCCGTCTTCTGTTTTAGTGTACGGACACTGGTAGACGCCAGCGTTGTTGATCAGAACGTCTAGCCGAGGCTcctcctgctcacacacacacacacacacacacacacacacacacacacacacacacacacacacacacacacacacacacacacacacacacaaggagatGAGAACATATACTTTTACAACGGGACTGTTAAATACTTAAAGTACCCACATTACTTTGAGTTTGACTCggtaaaaagtgacaaaaacattaGCGTCTGCTGTACAGTTTGCGTGGGAAGAAAACTTTTATCTACAGCGAAAAATTCCGCCTCAAATCTGAGCAAGCAGCTAGCAAGCTGGCACAGGATGTGAAACTGATTGAGACAACCCTGGATCCCCCCACTGACATGACCGCTGGGCATCCAAACCTCCCACAGCCCTAAACCTCCTGCTAAACAGGTGAAATAGATTTAGGAGTGACAGGACTTAGTGCCGCTGAACTGAAGAAGCTCGTCGCTGGATATATTGTCGAGGACATATTACCCATTTCAACTGGAGACTCTAAATCATTCCAACGCATCGTagaaaaaatttgcagaaatatacactactggtcaaaagttttagaatactccaacttttccagaattttattgaaaatgatgcagtttaatgtctcagtgtactctgaaattaatgcatgtaacaaataaacaactgaagttaaaaaataaatcagagaatcagtttagaaaggaaaatgtattctaaactgttgactcattaacagatagaacagctgaacacactcaatggaaaccaaatattcttcagaaagttcttcccaactctgttgcagaagttcccttaaatgtggagcaacttgtaggttgtaagtgatcaagaaaagttgggacacctgtaggaattggtagcaacttagcaactttcaaggcttgatcaacctccgttgctgcagaactgctttaagttgttaacccatttcttgttccctgaaaaaggcctacttgtataattctgaaatgtacattattttccagttttggttaagcttacctttttttatttacctctggcagttcaccacttacctttggaccctttcaagctgttcatttgacttgaactgcttgaatttcaataaaaacctggaaaaattgggctgttctaaaacttttgaccggtagtgtaagttAACAGCAGacagatttgatttattttattaaaatatgctggatgcatttaatgtaatttttgctTGATGCAATGTGCATAAAGTTAAAAGattgaaactaataaaaaccagTTTTGAAAAAGAGACTTTCATTTGATTCAATGTATGTGATGGAATATGCAGAAAGAATAGAATCAGGCTGAAGGGTCTGTTGCTTTATAGTGTGTATCATGTTTTtgaaaagtaattaagtaaaagtaattaaagtaactcattacttttgaaaataagtaatcagtaaagtaaCTAGATTACTTTCTTGGAGAAGTAATCAGTAACTAATTACTATTTCTAAGTAACTTGGCCAACACCGGTACTGAATGACACACATTACaattaaataatgacttaatgactagattataattagaatatattaaaaataacagCTTTTTTCTCCCTAACAGACCGACACATTGCCGTagcttattaacattaatatatTCCACTGAGCTGCATCTGTTTTactaaaatatcaaaaacaatTCAACTGTTTTCCCATTAACATCTAATAATACAGGCTTCTACTGCTGAAATTGCACTTATATACagtaccggtcaaaagttttagaacactccaatttttccagttttttattgaaattcaagcagttcaagtcaaatgaacagcttgaaagggtccaaaggtaagtggtgaactgccagaggtaaataaaaaaaggtaagcttaaccaaaactggaaaataatgtacatttcagaattatacaagtaggcctttttcaggaaacaagaaatgggttaacaacttaactctatggagtcttgggctattttgtccatttttgatttcttttcatgcctttgtaagtcattttgtgtctttttgtgtcttttttttggtcattttgtgtctttttttagtcctttagtccaacataaaatgtgattttgaatcttttctttactttcaaaacactatcatgctcaataaagaattttaaatgttgaaaatgtgcattaatttcagagtacactgagacattaaactgcatcattttcaattaaattctggaaaagttggtgtgttctaaaacttttgaccagtagtgtatgtaatATTGTGGAATTTAATGTCATCCGAATCAAATAGCGTAGTATCATTTTGCATAGTATTCATATTTAAGGGGTaaattatagacatttaaaaaaataatcaaggtgatttataaaaatgcacattttttgaatGAGGTTTGGTTTGGTTGTGTTTATGTAAAGTACGGGGCTGTTTGCGCTGCTGGGaaggaaaataaaactttatgaaTATAAATCTACTCTAATGTCAGCTACCTTTATTATGTCCTGACAGAAGGTGTGTATGGATGAGAGCGAGGCCAGGTCCAGCTGTCTGACCCGCAGCAGGGCGTCTGGCCCGGCCTCCTGCCGGATCTCCCGGGCCGCCTCCTCCGCTCTGCTCCGGTCCCTGCAGGCCAGGATCACCCGGCCCCGGAGCTTCGCTATGGCGGCCGCGGTGGCTCTGCCTATCCCGCTGTTAGCTCCGGTCACCAGCACGGTCTTCCCCTCCATCACAGCCGGACATGGAGCTCACTGCCGGGGTACAGGCAGAACATCACGAGGTCTCTAACGGGACGGAAACAACAACaggaacttcttcttcttcttcttcttcttctgtggtgtttaTTGGCAGTTAGCATCCTTTACGTTGCATTTACCGCCATCTACCGCCAACTTTTCCTTCTGTTAaccatatacatacatatatatatgtatatatatatatatacatatatatatatacatatatatatgtatatatatatatatacatatatatatatacatatatatatatatatatgtatatatatatatatatatatgtatatatatatatatatatacatatatatatgtatatatatatatacatatatatatatacatatatatatatatatgtatatatatatatatatatatgtatatatatatatatgtctatggttaaCAGAAGGAAAAGTTGGCGGTAGATGGCGGTAAATGCAACGTAAAGGATGCTAACTGCCAATAAACACCacagatatatatgtatatatatatatatatatatatatatatatatatatatatgtatatatatatatatatatatatacatatatatatatatatatatatatacatatatatatatatatatgtatatatgtatatatgtatatatatgtatatatatgtctatactgttaaccctctggagtccacaaaatcGCCGGGGCACGTGtgttatttgttaaaaaaaaatgtgtttttgtgtgtattaaagtcttttttatttgcgttttttttgtcattttttatgtgtttgtatgtgtgtttaatgtgtttttgtcatttttatgtgtgttttatgtgtttttgttattttttctgggggttttttttgccattttttgtgtgtgtttttgtaaataaaaaaaatagtttttgtaatttttttgggtgttttttatgtatttgttgtcattttttgcgtttttgtgtgttttttgttttaaaaaaaaaagtgtttttgtgtgtttttttgtgtatttaagtcttttttatttgcggtttttttttgtcattttttatgtgtttgtatgtgtgttaatgtgtttttgtcattttaatgtgtgtttttgtgtgttttatgtgtttttgttttttttcctgttttttatgggtttttttttttgccattttttgtgtgtttttttgtaaataaaaaaaaaattgtttttgtgtgttttttgtgttcaaaatgttgatccaataagtcaaaatgaaaaaaatcatcaggtcatataggtgaagttgtgctggTTTATTcagacaaaatgaaaaggaGTGGAAATAGCCCCAAAgtccaaagggttaaacctctgaagtccaggacatttt from the Centropristis striata isolate RG_2023a ecotype Rhode Island chromosome 16, C.striata_1.0, whole genome shotgun sequence genome contains:
- the rdh14a gene encoding retinol dehydrogenase 14a produces the protein MEGKTVLVTGANSGIGRATAAAIAKLRGRVILACRDRSRAEEAAREIRQEAGPDALLRVRQLDLASLSSIHTFCQDIIKEEPRLDVLINNAGVYQCPYTKTEDGFEMQFGVNHLGHFLLTHLLLELLKRSAPSRIVVVSSRLYKHGHINFEDLDSEQSYDKAFAYSRSKLANLLFTCELGRRLQGSGVTVNALTPGIVRTNLGRHVQVPLLARPLFNLLSWGLFKSPEEGAQTSVYLACSPQVDGVQGKCFAGCQPQNLLDKATDQDTARKLWDISEVKVGITT